One window of the Candidatus Chryseobacterium colombiense genome contains the following:
- the rpsG gene encoding 30S ribosomal protein S7: protein MRKTKAKKRPLLPDPKFNDQLVTRFVNNLMLDGKKSIAFKIFYDALDIVETKKGETEKTALEIWKDALTNVMPHVEVRSRRVGGANFQIPMPIRADRKISMAMKWLISYSKKRNDKSMALKLANEVVAASREEGAAFKKKTDTHKMAEANKAFSHFKF, encoded by the coding sequence ATGAGAAAGACGAAAGCGAAAAAAAGACCGTTGTTACCAGATCCGAAATTTAATGATCAATTGGTAACGAGATTCGTAAACAACTTAATGCTTGACGGTAAGAAGTCAATCGCATTCAAAATTTTCTATGATGCATTAGATATCGTAGAAACTAAAAAAGGAGAAACTGAGAAAACAGCCCTTGAAATCTGGAAAGATGCATTAACAAATGTTATGCCTCACGTAGAGGTACGTTCTAGAAGAGTAGGTGGAGCTAACTTCCAGATTCCAATGCCAATCAGAGCTGATAGAAAAATTTCTATGGCAATGAAATGGTTAATTAGCTACTCTAAAAAGAGAAATGATAAGTCTATGGCTTTGAAATTAGCTAATGAAGTAGTAGCTGCTTCAAGAGAAGAAGGTGCTGCTTTCAAAAAGAAAACAGATACTCACAAAATGGCGGAAGCTAACAAAGCGTTTTCACACTTTAAATTCTAA
- a CDS encoding low affinity iron permease family protein, translated as MTNKNIFEKFSNWATRFTGSSFAFIAATTIVILWAITGPLFNYSETWQLVINTGTTIITFLMVFLIQKSQNKDSKAIQIKLNELIAAHEKASNRIVDIEDLTEKELDQIHCYYEKLAILAKEDADIHTSHSIDAAERNQDYKHEFFKRKHEEWLQKQQQKNI; from the coding sequence ATGACCAACAAAAATATCTTTGAAAAATTTTCAAATTGGGCGACAAGGTTTACCGGAAGTTCCTTTGCCTTTATTGCTGCTACAACCATTGTGATCCTATGGGCAATCACGGGGCCACTTTTTAATTATTCAGAAACATGGCAGCTCGTCATTAATACAGGAACTACCATTATCACATTTCTGATGGTGTTTTTAATTCAGAAATCGCAAAATAAAGATTCAAAAGCTATCCAAATAAAACTCAATGAACTCATTGCAGCGCATGAAAAAGCGAGCAACCGGATTGTAGATATTGAAGATCTTACAGAAAAAGAACTTGACCAGATTCACTGTTATTATGAAAAACTAGCGATCCTTGCCAAAGAAGATGCAGACATTCATACGTCACATTCTATTGACGCAGCCGAGAGAAATCAGGACTATAAACATGAGTTCTTTAAAAGGAAACATGAAGAGTGGCTGCAAAAGCAACAGCAAAAAAATATCTAG
- a CDS encoding DNA starvation/stationary phase protection protein, whose protein sequence is MKNASIIGLKEADCKKIAEKLNVLLANYSVFYQNTRGSHWNIKGEQFFTLHPKFEELYNSLVLKIDEIAERILTLGATPAHNYSDYLKVATIKESQEVSDGAKSVEIILNSFKVVIDLQRELLDITEKAGDEGTNSQMSDYITEQEKEVWMYNSYLGK, encoded by the coding sequence ATGAAAAACGCAAGTATTATTGGATTAAAAGAAGCCGACTGCAAGAAAATAGCAGAAAAATTAAATGTCTTATTGGCAAACTATTCTGTTTTCTATCAGAATACGCGAGGTTCCCACTGGAACATCAAAGGTGAGCAATTCTTCACATTACATCCGAAATTCGAAGAGCTTTACAACAGCTTGGTCCTTAAAATAGATGAAATCGCGGAGAGAATCCTGACATTAGGAGCCACACCAGCACACAACTATTCTGATTATTTAAAAGTTGCAACCATTAAAGAGAGCCAGGAAGTAAGTGATGGAGCTAAAAGCGTGGAGATTATTTTAAATTCTTTTAAAGTAGTAATTGATCTTCAGAGAGAACTTTTGGACATTACCGAAAAAGCAGGAGATGAAGGTACCAATTCGCAAATGAGCGATTATATCACAGAACAAGAAAAAGAAGTTTGGATGTACAACTCTTATCTTGGAAAGTAA
- the rpsJ gene encoding 30S ribosomal protein S10: MSQRIRIKLKSYDYNLVDKSAEKIVKTVKATGAVVNGPIPLPTNKRIFTVLRSPHVNKKAREQFQLSAHKRLMDIYSSSSKTVDALMKLELPSGVDVEIKV, from the coding sequence ATGTCACAAAGAATCAGAATAAAACTAAAATCTTACGATTACAACTTGGTAGACAAGTCTGCTGAGAAAATCGTAAAAACGGTAAAGGCTACTGGTGCTGTTGTAAACGGACCAATTCCATTGCCAACGAATAAGAGAATCTTCACGGTGTTGAGATCTCCGCACGTAAACAAGAAAGCAAGAGAGCAGTTCCAATTATCAGCTCACAAGAGATTGATGGATATCTACTCTTCTTCTTCTAAAACTGTTGATGCTCTAATGAAATTAGAACTTCCTTCAGGTGTAGACGTTGAAATTAAAGTGTGA
- the fusA gene encoding elongation factor G: protein MGRDLKFTRNIGIAAHIDAGKTTTTERILFYTGVNHKIGEVHDGASTMDWMEQEAERGITITSAATTCSWNFPTDQGKPLPETKPYHFNIIDTPGHVDFTVEVNRSLRVLDGLVFLFSAVDGVEPQSETNWRLADNYKVARMGFVNKMDRQGADFLNVVNQVKEMLGSNAVPIVLPIGAEEDFKGVVDLIKNRAIIWDEAGQGATFEVVPIPEDMKDEVLEYREKLVEAVSEYDETLMEKFFEDPDSITEEEINAALRAATIDLSIIPMTCGSSFKNKGVQFMLDAVCKYLPSPLDKDDIKGTDPRTDAEITRKPSVDEPFAALAFKIATDPFVGRLAFFRAYSGRLDAGSYILNTRSGDKERISRIYQMHANKQNPVEYIEAGDIGAAVGFKSIKTGDTMCDEKNPIVLESMVFPDPVIGIAVEPKTKADQDKMGNALAKLAEEDPTFTVRTDEASGQTIISGMGELHLDIIVDRMRREFKVEVNQGQPQVEYKENLTKVAQHREVYKKQSGGKGKFADIVFELGPADEGKIGLEFINEIKGGNVPREFVPAIEKGFKAAMKNGPLAGFEVEGIKVVLKDGSFHAVDSDALSFEMAAKLGFKEAGRAAKPVIMEPIMKLEVVTPEEYMGNIIGDLNKRRGTISGQEEKNGAIVIKGSVPLSEMFGYVTTLRTLSSGRATSSMELEKYQATPQNVAEEIIAKAKG, encoded by the coding sequence ATGGGTAGAGATCTTAAATTTACAAGAAATATTGGTATTGCTGCGCACATTGATGCAGGTAAAACTACCACTACAGAAAGGATTTTATTCTATACAGGTGTAAACCACAAAATTGGAGAAGTTCACGATGGTGCTTCTACAATGGACTGGATGGAGCAGGAAGCTGAAAGAGGTATTACTATTACTTCTGCAGCAACTACTTGTTCTTGGAATTTCCCAACAGACCAGGGAAAACCACTTCCAGAAACTAAACCCTACCATTTCAACATTATCGATACACCGGGACACGTTGACTTCACTGTAGAAGTAAACAGATCTTTGAGAGTATTGGATGGATTGGTATTCTTATTCTCTGCAGTAGATGGAGTAGAGCCTCAGTCTGAAACAAACTGGAGACTTGCTGACAACTACAAAGTTGCAAGAATGGGATTCGTAAACAAAATGGACAGACAAGGTGCTGACTTCCTTAACGTGGTAAACCAGGTTAAAGAAATGTTAGGATCAAACGCAGTTCCAATCGTTTTACCAATCGGTGCTGAAGAAGATTTCAAAGGTGTAGTTGACTTAATTAAAAACAGAGCGATCATCTGGGATGAAGCTGGACAAGGTGCTACTTTCGAGGTAGTTCCAATTCCGGAAGATATGAAGGATGAAGTTCTTGAATACAGAGAGAAATTAGTAGAAGCTGTTTCTGAATATGACGAAACTTTGATGGAGAAATTCTTTGAAGATCCGGATTCAATTACAGAAGAAGAAATCAATGCTGCATTGAGAGCTGCTACTATCGATTTATCTATTATCCCAATGACTTGTGGTTCTTCATTTAAGAACAAAGGAGTACAGTTTATGTTGGATGCAGTATGTAAATACTTGCCTTCTCCATTGGATAAAGATGATATCAAAGGTACTGATCCAAGAACTGACGCTGAAATCACAAGAAAACCATCTGTAGATGAGCCTTTCGCAGCTTTAGCATTTAAGATTGCTACTGACCCGTTCGTGGGAAGATTAGCATTCTTCAGAGCTTACTCTGGAAGACTAGATGCTGGTTCTTATATCTTGAACACTCGTTCAGGAGATAAAGAAAGAATCTCAAGAATCTATCAGATGCACGCTAATAAGCAAAACCCAGTAGAATATATTGAAGCTGGTGATATTGGTGCTGCGGTAGGTTTCAAATCTATCAAAACTGGTGATACTATGTGTGACGAGAAAAACCCAATCGTTCTTGAATCGATGGTTTTCCCTGATCCGGTAATTGGTATCGCTGTTGAGCCTAAAACTAAAGCTGACCAAGATAAAATGGGTAACGCTCTAGCTAAATTGGCTGAAGAAGATCCTACGTTTACGGTTAGAACTGACGAAGCTTCTGGACAAACGATTATCTCTGGTATGGGTGAGCTTCACTTAGATATCATTGTTGACCGTATGAGAAGGGAGTTCAAAGTTGAAGTTAACCAAGGACAACCTCAGGTAGAGTACAAAGAAAACTTAACAAAAGTTGCTCAACACAGAGAAGTTTACAAAAAGCAATCTGGTGGTAAAGGTAAATTTGCTGATATTGTATTTGAACTAGGACCTGCAGACGAAGGTAAAATTGGTTTAGAATTCATCAATGAGATCAAAGGTGGTAACGTTCCTAGAGAATTTGTTCCTGCAATTGAAAAAGGCTTTAAAGCTGCAATGAAGAACGGTCCTTTGGCTGGTTTCGAAGTTGAAGGTATTAAAGTTGTTCTTAAAGACGGATCTTTCCACGCAGTGGATTCTGATGCTCTTTCGTTTGAAATGGCTGCTAAATTAGGATTTAAAGAAGCGGGACGTGCTGCTAAGCCAGTAATTATGGAGCCTATTATGAAACTGGAAGTTGTAACTCCGGAAGAATATATGGGTAACATCATTGGTGACCTTAACAAGAGAAGAGGTACAATCAGTGGTCAAGAAGAGAAAAATGGAGCTATTGTAATCAAAGGTTCTGTTCCACTTTCTGAAATGTTTGGATATGTAACAACTCTAAGAACGCTTTCATCAGGAAGAGCTACTTCTTCTATGGAATTAGAGAAATACCAAGCTACTCCACAAAACGTTGCTGAAGAAATCATAGCTAAAGCAAAAGGTTAA
- a CDS encoding DUF5995 family protein, giving the protein MKTIEEVLKKLDEIIIWCKENKSPAGYFACTYKIMTAQVLKGIQQKKFEDNPRMTLLDIAFAQRYLAAWESYQKGQKCTNAWYLAFEATKNKDLLILQHIFLGMNAHINLDLGISAASIMPYRKINPLKTDFENINNVIASINQKVQDSLNKICYPVELIDQISNGKDNTVLDFAISRARETSWATAVITSNTPNFLRDSVIGIVDYAAAKVATQILNPRILTPALLKELKKCESSDVVKNIEILASTKNI; this is encoded by the coding sequence ATGAAAACCATCGAAGAAGTTCTGAAAAAATTAGACGAAATCATTATCTGGTGCAAAGAAAACAAAAGTCCGGCAGGATACTTCGCGTGTACCTATAAAATCATGACTGCACAGGTTTTAAAAGGAATTCAACAGAAAAAATTCGAAGACAACCCAAGAATGACTTTACTGGATATTGCTTTTGCCCAAAGATATCTTGCAGCATGGGAGAGCTATCAAAAAGGCCAAAAATGCACTAATGCTTGGTATTTAGCTTTTGAAGCAACAAAAAACAAAGATCTTCTTATTTTACAGCATATTTTCTTAGGGATGAATGCGCACATTAATTTAGATTTGGGAATTTCCGCAGCCTCCATTATGCCTTACAGAAAAATAAATCCTTTAAAAACGGACTTTGAAAACATCAACAATGTTATCGCCTCTATCAACCAAAAAGTTCAGGATTCATTAAATAAAATATGTTATCCCGTGGAATTAATCGATCAGATTTCAAATGGGAAAGACAATACCGTTTTAGACTTTGCCATATCAAGAGCCCGGGAAACTTCCTGGGCAACTGCAGTTATCACATCAAACACTCCCAATTTCCTAAGAGATTCCGTTATTGGAATTGTAGATTATGCCGCAGCAAAAGTAGCAACGCAAATTTTAAATCCAAGAATTCTGACCCCTGCTTTACTTAAAGAATTAAAAAAATGTGAAAGCAGTGATGTTGTGAAAAACATCGAAATCCTGGCTTCAACAAAGAATATTTAA
- the pncB gene encoding nicotinate phosphoribosyltransferase: MHNVRLISILDNDFYKITMQNAVVKLFPSSIVKYEFINRGKHQFPEGFDHALREAVNKMAELKLTKDEKRFMAKTCPYIDLPYLDFLEGYHYDPSEVKITQNGSDLSVTVEGLWYRTILWEVPLLALISELHYEMNHMERDSNEVVMNKTLEKADALGKLGVNFAEFGTRRRHSYKVQNLVMEALTQKKDSTFIGSSNVHFAMKYGVKPIGTHAHEWFMFHAAEYGFKMANELALEHWVDVYRGDLGVALSDTYTTDVFFQQFDKKFAKLFDGVRHDSGDPLEFADKTIAHYQKHGINPLFKYIIFSDALNLEKVEEITNYCRGKIGISFGIGTNLTNDVGLKPMNIVMKLIGVQAPNQDWIPTVKLSDEHGKYTGDPKMIELAKEFLRIKN; encoded by the coding sequence ATGCACAACGTACGATTGATCTCAATTCTAGATAACGATTTCTATAAAATAACCATGCAAAATGCCGTGGTGAAATTATTCCCAAGCTCTATTGTAAAATACGAATTTATCAACAGAGGAAAACACCAGTTTCCGGAAGGTTTTGATCATGCTCTAAGGGAAGCCGTAAATAAAATGGCTGAACTTAAATTAACAAAAGATGAAAAAAGGTTCATGGCAAAAACCTGTCCTTACATAGATCTCCCCTACCTGGATTTCCTTGAGGGATATCATTATGATCCGTCCGAGGTAAAAATCACTCAGAACGGAAGTGATCTTTCAGTTACGGTAGAAGGACTTTGGTACAGAACTATTCTTTGGGAAGTTCCTTTATTAGCTCTGATCAGTGAACTTCATTACGAAATGAATCATATGGAAAGAGACTCTAATGAAGTCGTAATGAACAAAACGCTGGAGAAAGCCGATGCGCTGGGAAAATTAGGTGTGAACTTCGCAGAATTCGGAACTAGAAGAAGACATTCTTATAAAGTACAGAATCTGGTAATGGAAGCTCTAACCCAGAAGAAAGATTCAACATTTATCGGAAGTTCAAATGTTCATTTTGCCATGAAATATGGAGTAAAACCCATTGGAACCCACGCTCACGAATGGTTCATGTTCCATGCAGCAGAATATGGTTTCAAAATGGCTAACGAATTAGCTTTAGAACATTGGGTAGATGTCTATAGAGGAGACTTGGGAGTTGCCCTTTCAGACACCTATACGACAGACGTTTTCTTTCAGCAATTTGATAAAAAATTCGCCAAACTTTTCGACGGTGTTCGTCACGACAGTGGAGATCCTTTGGAGTTTGCAGACAAAACCATTGCCCACTACCAAAAACACGGAATCAATCCATTATTTAAATATATCATTTTCTCTGATGCTTTAAACCTGGAAAAGGTAGAGGAAATCACCAATTACTGCAGAGGGAAGATCGGGATTTCATTCGGAATCGGAACTAACCTAACCAATGATGTAGGATTAAAACCAATGAATATCGTCATGAAACTTATAGGAGTTCAGGCCCCAAATCAAGACTGGATTCCAACGGTAAAACTTTCCGATGAACACGGAAAATATACAGGAGATCCAAAAATGATCGAATTGGCAAAAGAATTCTTAAGGATAAAAAATTAA
- a CDS encoding GLPGLI family protein — translation MKRILLLLIIINSLVSAQTQRFIYELQFKMDSTQSQYEKINFVLDINPKDVKFYEYDYLKSDSINKTTGNYGHHYGSWFPSIKRQKNTYKNQNYELIGHDMFTFPTEDKISWNLTNETRKFGEYTLQKATANFGGRSWVAWFNKEVTISEGPYKFRGLPGLIFQLQDSGSNFIFTLIKNKNLKDTYDTVGFIETYYGTKPLEVSEKIRIKKKLDFYNDPLQDMRRDFKENMQGEMFVMGTKITKAEQFNDLSKKLQEMFRKTNNPIERDKAMKYE, via the coding sequence ATGAAAAGAATACTTTTATTATTAATCATAATAAACTCACTGGTGAGCGCACAAACTCAAAGATTTATTTATGAGCTTCAATTTAAAATGGACTCCACCCAAAGTCAGTATGAAAAAATAAACTTTGTATTGGACATCAATCCTAAAGATGTAAAATTTTATGAATATGATTATTTAAAATCCGATTCTATCAATAAGACAACAGGAAATTACGGACATCATTATGGGAGCTGGTTTCCTTCTATAAAACGTCAAAAAAACACCTATAAAAATCAGAATTACGAACTGATAGGACATGATATGTTTACCTTTCCTACGGAAGATAAAATTTCGTGGAACTTAACCAATGAAACCAGAAAATTTGGGGAGTACACCTTACAAAAGGCAACGGCAAATTTTGGCGGAAGAAGTTGGGTAGCATGGTTCAATAAAGAAGTGACTATTTCTGAAGGACCATATAAATTTCGGGGACTTCCAGGATTGATTTTTCAACTACAAGATTCCGGATCCAATTTCATTTTTACGTTAATTAAGAACAAAAATTTAAAGGATACCTACGATACCGTTGGCTTTATAGAGACATATTATGGTACAAAACCGTTGGAGGTATCGGAAAAAATTAGGATTAAGAAAAAACTTGATTTTTATAACGATCCTCTTCAGGATATGCGACGAGACTTTAAAGAAAATATGCAAGGTGAAATGTTTGTAATGGGTACAAAAATTACCAAAGCAGAACAATTTAACGATCTTAGTAAAAAACTTCAGGAAATGTTTCGTAAAACCAATAATCCTATTGAGCGGGATAAGGCAATGAAATATGAATAA
- the rpsL gene encoding 30S ribosomal protein S12 — MPTIQQLVRKGRATLAKKSKSAALDSCPQRRGVCTRVYTTTPKKPNSALRKVARVRLSNGKEVNAYIPGEGHNLQEHSIVLVRGGRVKDLPGVRYHIVRGALDTAGVNGRTQRRSKYGAKRPKPGQAAAAPAKGKKK, encoded by the coding sequence ATGCCTACTATTCAACAATTAGTAAGAAAAGGAAGAGCCACGCTTGCCAAGAAGAGCAAATCGGCTGCCCTTGATTCTTGTCCACAAAGACGTGGAGTATGTACGAGAGTATATACTACTACACCTAAGAAACCTAACTCTGCACTTAGAAAAGTAGCAAGGGTAAGACTTTCTAACGGTAAAGAAGTTAACGCCTATATCCCGGGCGAAGGACATAATCTTCAAGAGCACTCGATAGTATTGGTTAGAGGCGGAAGGGTGAAAGACCTACCGGGAGTACGTTACCACATCGTAAGAGGTGCATTAGACACAGCTGGTGTAAATGGAAGAACACAGAGAAGATCGAAGTACGGTGCTAAGAGACCTAAACCAGGACAAGCAGCTGCAGCTCCTGCAAAAGGAAAGAAAAAATAA
- a CDS encoding DUF2268 domain-containing putative Zn-dependent protease (predicted Zn-dependent protease with a strongly conserved HExxH motif) yields MKKLISLLPILLFGHFFAQNKINAVDVSTVQLRIMQKYKNLDTIQKRKIYSDSIYSPYQQLWNGYLGNSDEVVKWHHENESQIDAWQQKSEKTNGKQVASSLQKFSKEMKKLTGYDAKGTWYILFGPAWTDLGGLGKYAMVIDLSHENNTSIEKIELILPHEITHQIMMTTNKHIDKTALEPIIGEGFAVWMNQKYWKKKYSLAQHLGYTDLELKTCEQNFQKIKDFFEKNKFSEDKDIIDILRSRETKLDKKLPGAIGYYIGYKIIEQYILKNGKDSWKDVFTKSPREIYEKSGF; encoded by the coding sequence ATGAAAAAACTAATTTCACTTCTTCCCATTCTCTTATTCGGGCATTTTTTCGCTCAAAACAAAATCAATGCTGTAGATGTTTCAACCGTACAGTTGCGAATTATGCAGAAATACAAGAATTTAGATACAATTCAAAAGAGAAAAATTTATTCCGATTCAATCTACTCTCCTTATCAGCAACTATGGAACGGATACTTGGGAAATTCTGACGAAGTGGTCAAATGGCATCATGAAAATGAATCGCAAATCGATGCATGGCAACAGAAAAGTGAAAAGACAAATGGAAAACAAGTAGCCAGTTCATTGCAGAAGTTTTCGAAAGAAATGAAGAAATTAACCGGATATGATGCCAAAGGAACATGGTATATATTATTCGGTCCGGCATGGACGGATTTAGGCGGTTTGGGAAAATATGCTATGGTTATTGATTTGTCTCATGAAAACAACACATCAATAGAAAAAATAGAATTGATTTTACCTCATGAAATCACCCATCAGATTATGATGACCACAAACAAGCACATTGACAAAACTGCACTTGAGCCAATAATAGGAGAAGGCTTTGCCGTTTGGATGAATCAAAAATATTGGAAGAAAAAATATTCTCTGGCACAACATCTTGGATATACAGACTTAGAATTAAAAACATGTGAACAAAACTTTCAAAAGATAAAAGATTTCTTTGAAAAAAATAAGTTTTCCGAAGACAAAGATATTATTGACATTCTCCGAAGCAGAGAAACAAAACTAGACAAAAAACTACCCGGAGCTATAGGATATTACATAGGTTATAAAATCATTGAACAGTATATTTTAAAGAACGGAAAAGACTCATGGAAAGATGTTTTCACAAAATCTCCCCGTGAAATCTATGAAAAAAGTGGATTTTAA
- the rmuC gene encoding DNA recombination protein RmuC, protein MEMSYLIIGFIVGGILGGIILYFMTKSSMISRTSYDDLSRQNIKMTSDLENLAEKSQDLQNQIANEKDSYLLQSDLLNDLKNEFAKISAEYTSIQSQFEDQKLMLFNQTHQIEKLLDEKQELIAKNAELSAVNQNLKTSLETQKEEISKIQEEGKLQFENLANKILEEKSEKFTSLNQNNLKTILEPFQEKINDLKNKVNEAYEKENKERFSLAEKVKELALLNQQISEDAKKLTKALKGESKTQGNWGEMILESILEKSGLVKGREYFLEHELRDEDNKALFSEFSGKKMRPDAVVKYPDERNVIIDSKVSLTAFTELVDETDADIYQIKINQHLQSIKNHITQLSQKAYDDYGKSLDFVMMFIPSEPAYIAAMQADQNLWNFAYEKRILLLNPSNLITSLKLIADLWKREYQNRNSMEIAERGAKLYDKFSSFVENLEKVGKNIDQAKNVYNDAFKQLYTGNDNLIIQTQKLKSLGIKNKKELPQSLIDNSQTSLES, encoded by the coding sequence ATGGAAATGAGCTACTTGATCATCGGATTTATTGTTGGAGGAATTTTAGGAGGTATTATCCTTTATTTCATGACGAAATCGTCTATGATTTCCAGAACTTCTTATGATGACCTTTCCCGTCAAAACATTAAAATGACTTCGGACCTGGAAAATTTAGCTGAAAAATCTCAGGATCTTCAAAATCAGATTGCAAACGAAAAAGACTCTTACTTACTCCAAAGTGATCTGCTCAACGATCTCAAAAATGAATTTGCAAAAATATCTGCAGAATATACTTCCATTCAATCTCAATTCGAAGATCAAAAACTAATGCTTTTCAACCAGACTCATCAGATTGAAAAACTTTTGGATGAAAAACAGGAGCTTATAGCAAAAAATGCGGAACTTTCTGCAGTGAACCAAAACCTAAAAACTTCTCTTGAAACTCAGAAAGAAGAAATTTCAAAAATTCAGGAAGAAGGAAAACTTCAATTTGAAAACCTTGCGAATAAAATTTTAGAAGAAAAAAGTGAAAAGTTTACTTCTTTAAACCAAAACAATTTAAAAACAATCCTTGAACCGTTTCAGGAAAAAATAAATGACCTTAAGAACAAGGTAAACGAAGCCTACGAAAAGGAAAATAAGGAACGTTTTTCTCTTGCTGAAAAAGTAAAAGAATTGGCTTTACTGAATCAACAAATTTCTGAGGATGCCAAAAAACTGACAAAAGCATTAAAAGGGGAAAGCAAAACCCAGGGAAACTGGGGCGAAATGATCCTGGAAAGTATTTTAGAAAAATCCGGGCTGGTAAAAGGTCGTGAATATTTTCTTGAACACGAACTTCGCGATGAAGATAACAAAGCTCTTTTTTCTGAATTTTCGGGCAAAAAAATGCGCCCCGATGCAGTAGTCAAATATCCAGATGAGAGGAATGTCATTATTGATTCAAAAGTTTCTTTAACAGCCTTTACAGAACTTGTGGACGAAACCGATGCTGATATTTACCAGATAAAAATCAATCAACATCTCCAGTCTATTAAAAACCACATTACACAGCTAAGTCAGAAAGCCTATGATGATTATGGAAAGTCTTTAGATTTTGTGATGATGTTTATACCAAGTGAACCCGCTTATATTGCAGCTATGCAGGCGGATCAAAACTTATGGAATTTCGCTTACGAAAAAAGAATTCTACTGCTTAATCCAAGCAACCTGATCACCTCTTTAAAACTCATTGCCGATCTTTGGAAAAGGGAATATCAAAACAGAAACTCCATGGAAATAGCAGAACGCGGGGCAAAACTCTATGATAAATTCTCCAGCTTTGTAGAAAATCTTGAGAAAGTCGGGAAAAATATAGATCAGGCAAAGAATGTCTATAATGACGCGTTCAAACAATTATATACCGGAAATGACAATCTGATTATTCAGACTCAAAAATTAAAATCATTGGGAATTAAAAATAAAAAAGAACTTCCTCAAAGTCTTATTGACAATTCTCAAACTTCATTAGAATCTTAA
- a CDS encoding YciI family protein has product MKKIVLSLIFLSMLSSCVITKGKDGEPGKPGNSASSNNSKSTFNEKLATELGADKYGMKAYTIVMLTAGKTKMEDKVKLNELMKAHLGNIRKLADEGKIIVAGPFTEDNKQNFEGMFIFNTKSKNEAEQWVKTDPAVQAGVFGYEIFPWYGSAALPMYLEHNKEISKENP; this is encoded by the coding sequence ATGAAAAAAATTGTATTATCATTAATTTTTCTGAGTATGCTTTCATCATGCGTAATCACAAAGGGCAAAGATGGAGAACCCGGCAAACCCGGAAATTCAGCATCCAGTAATAATTCAAAGTCTACATTTAATGAAAAGCTTGCCACAGAACTTGGCGCCGACAAATATGGAATGAAAGCTTACACCATCGTAATGCTAACAGCCGGAAAAACAAAAATGGAAGACAAGGTAAAACTAAACGAACTAATGAAAGCTCACTTGGGGAACATTCGTAAACTTGCCGATGAAGGGAAAATTATAGTTGCAGGACCATTTACCGAAGACAATAAGCAAAATTTTGAAGGTATGTTCATCTTTAACACAAAATCAAAAAATGAAGCCGAACAATGGGTAAAAACAGACCCTGCAGTTCAGGCAGGAGTTTTTGGTTATGAAATTTTTCCTTGGTACGGTTCTGCCGCACTCCCAATGTATCTGGAACATAATAAGGAGATTTCAAAAGAGAATCCTTAA